The following proteins are co-located in the Dyadobacter chenwenxiniae genome:
- a CDS encoding sensor histidine kinase, translating to MSDFNVTIASTGDSMWNSVFTNSIFVIIIVSLFSLTYALKKCLSSRFYLFIVVAVVVYFFNAYFIYFSIKFLAETPNPSKFVLLANERMQSINLFKAPFDRIVDLYIWALTGNYIVAPLAIIGISNTFFYFNRNLQLQKDNLALELDFLRSQLNPHFLFNSLNNIYSMVEETNQEAGDTILKLADLMRYLLYESNSETVHLSKEVLFLEDYIALEKIRHSNASRISFESHGSFDFYRVPPFLLVPFVENAFKHGLDTIEEGWVNIRITADESRVNLEVSNSKPQRTRPNAQKGGIGLVNIKKRLDIYYPNQYELKVEDSESVYKIYLSLSLK from the coding sequence ATGTCTGACTTCAACGTGACTATTGCTTCAACAGGCGACAGCATGTGGAACAGTGTTTTTACCAACAGCATTTTTGTAATCATCATAGTTTCTCTGTTCTCGCTCACTTATGCTCTGAAAAAGTGTCTTTCTTCACGGTTTTACCTATTTATAGTAGTCGCGGTAGTAGTATATTTTTTCAATGCTTACTTTATCTATTTTTCTATTAAGTTTTTAGCGGAAACTCCGAACCCGTCCAAATTTGTGTTATTGGCCAATGAGCGAATGCAGTCAATCAACCTGTTCAAGGCTCCTTTTGACCGTATTGTTGATTTGTACATTTGGGCGCTAACCGGCAACTATATAGTAGCTCCCTTGGCCATAATCGGGATCAGCAACACTTTTTTTTACTTTAACAGAAATCTGCAACTGCAAAAGGACAACCTTGCTCTGGAACTTGATTTTTTAAGATCTCAGCTTAACCCACACTTTTTGTTTAATAGCCTTAATAATATTTACTCGATGGTGGAGGAGACAAATCAGGAAGCGGGTGACACGATTCTAAAGTTAGCAGACCTCATGCGCTACTTGCTCTACGAGTCCAACTCTGAAACGGTACATCTCTCTAAGGAAGTGTTGTTTTTAGAGGACTATATTGCTTTGGAAAAAATAAGACATTCAAATGCTTCCAGAATCAGCTTCGAATCTCATGGAAGCTTTGATTTTTACCGCGTTCCTCCCTTCCTGCTTGTTCCATTCGTCGAAAACGCATTTAAGCACGGGCTTGACACCATTGAAGAGGGTTGGGTAAATATTAGGATTACGGCCGACGAATCACGGGTGAATTTGGAGGTTAGTAATAGCAAGCCTCAACGGACAAGACCCAATGCTCAAAAAGGAGGGATTGGATTAGTAAATATTAAGAAAAGATTGGATATTTATTACCCAAATCAATATGAATTGAAAGTTGAAGATTCTGAATCCGTGTATAAGATTTACCTGAGTCTTAGTTTAAAATGA
- a CDS encoding LytR/AlgR family response regulator transcription factor produces the protein MKKNITCLIVDDEPFAQDLMRRYVDRLAYLQLVGVCQNSLNALEVIHNTNPDIIFLDINMPEVSGMEMVKMLAGLRPYIIFTTAYTNYAAESYDFGVVDYLLKPISFDRFVRAVNKVSEQIELKNNAWGGEVDSSLTQKSLTENEYLTENFFMVKSDKKLIKINIEDIVYVEGMKDYLKIHLVSTMVIVHMTISKMEGILQKHQFIRINKSYIVNMREINAINGNEMELSNKQKVIIGGTFREVLLKNLQGRII, from the coding sequence ATGAAGAAAAATATTACATGCCTGATTGTAGATGACGAACCATTCGCTCAGGATCTCATGCGGAGATATGTAGATCGGCTTGCATATCTGCAGCTGGTAGGAGTGTGTCAGAATTCTTTAAATGCACTTGAAGTCATTCATAACACAAACCCCGACATTATTTTTCTTGATATTAATATGCCCGAGGTATCTGGTATGGAGATGGTAAAGATGCTAGCTGGCTTGCGGCCGTACATCATCTTTACCACCGCTTACACCAATTATGCGGCGGAAAGTTACGATTTTGGAGTCGTCGATTATCTATTGAAACCAATCTCATTTGACCGTTTTGTGCGGGCTGTCAATAAGGTATCTGAGCAAATTGAATTAAAAAACAATGCTTGGGGTGGCGAGGTTGACAGCAGTTTAACCCAGAAGTCCTTGACGGAGAATGAATATTTGACGGAGAATTTTTTTATGGTAAAAAGTGATAAAAAGCTTATTAAAATCAATATTGAAGATATTGTATATGTTGAAGGAATGAAGGATTATCTGAAAATTCATCTGGTCAGCACCATGGTCATTGTTCACATGACTATATCCAAAATGGAAGGGATTCTTCAAAAACACCAGTTTATCAGGATCAACAAATCGTATATTGTTAACATGAGGGAAATAAATGCCATAAATGGTAACGAAATGGAACTATCCAACAAGCAAAAGGTAATTATCGGTGGTACTTTTCGAGAAGTGCTGTTGAAGAACTTACAAGGGCGAATAATATAA
- a CDS encoding lantibiotic dehydratase produces MDVRHQLKIAPFDFSVIRRPNFPVNLLLEVGGNSRRETSVYLELFKKFIRKEPEFLKAIYIASPALCERTRKWIDGEIISEEESLLKTLYKYWGRICTRPTPYGLFSGVALASWGEQTSIEVDKVNDQIFVDLDILIINRLAELALLDDCVKENILFFANNSIYKVGNGFRYVEYVVDQGRREYFLSFIRNFEALESVLAMARNGCYLSEIKQGLVSRGYSVSASEECVSDLIELKIIQNEFEAQITGGNGLIMLIDKLRKSKADSCFLSHLEQIAISLNSDKQLSIKSLKTVKDLVDNLLSTTTESVLVQLTLQQKYKSAQIGRATINRIEKDLTQIAPLFGNRSRAALTKFKKQFTEKYGEAEMPLSIILDGELGIDYGDSSRLSSTQVLDGVELVPIEGNHREFSDWDHFLLSIYLRYSEEKSDYISLTRSDFKSFSFVPDPPPSFYAIGNLFQDGKEKDIKFNLNYVGGNSGITLLSRFSSSNEELKERLLEIADHEQNSYQDAVLAEIIFSPESRTGNVLSHPPFYPYEIPFITRSSAPERYQLPINDLTVSVKEGKQIILRSKKLGKQVIPRLSNAHNYDSELPVYRFLCDIQTDSTDINFSWNWSFLEDRPVLPRVVFNSLIMSRKTWNINAIWAGRVDEFISLYNVPRYVQLVDRDNEMLLDLHLPLARSILADELKKKGKTELKEFLSMPEQCVVGDQNENKYANELIIPFKTIDFHMKSLEPGYVAENVIRKFVPGDDWLYVKIYSGPTILDKILIDIIGQLANELVEEGTIDRWFFVRFRDPFHHLRLRFYKPAYPQFAGAVLDTLKLGLSQMRNHDMIERFVIDTYDRELERYGSDTIETAEKIFFVDSSLVINVLSEISERKLDEIRWLYACLGVHATLEAFGLDLKQKLALITTSFESFLGEYQHTAKLRVQLNHKFRSSRLDITGLIEQYENSSGDGIVKLFLHYAVEIKQLLISTGDEFSTTQIRAFLHMFCNRFLIDESRGQELLIYHSLSKFYDGRNAREEKTRSRS; encoded by the coding sequence ATGGATGTAAGACATCAACTTAAAATTGCTCCTTTTGATTTCTCAGTCATTCGAAGACCTAATTTCCCTGTTAATCTTCTATTAGAAGTTGGTGGAAATAGTCGTAGAGAGACTTCCGTGTATTTAGAACTATTCAAAAAATTTATCCGCAAAGAACCTGAGTTTCTTAAAGCTATTTATATAGCTTCGCCGGCTTTGTGCGAAAGAACCAGGAAATGGATTGACGGAGAAATCATTTCTGAGGAAGAGAGTTTACTGAAAACACTCTATAAATACTGGGGGAGGATTTGTACCCGCCCCACACCATATGGATTATTTTCAGGAGTTGCTTTAGCAAGCTGGGGTGAGCAAACCTCTATCGAGGTAGACAAGGTAAACGATCAGATTTTTGTGGACTTAGACATTCTGATTATCAATCGTCTGGCAGAGCTTGCTTTGCTGGACGATTGCGTTAAAGAAAACATATTATTTTTTGCCAATAATAGTATCTATAAAGTTGGGAATGGGTTTCGCTATGTAGAGTATGTCGTAGATCAGGGGCGCAGGGAATATTTTCTCTCTTTTATCCGAAATTTTGAAGCCCTCGAATCAGTTCTGGCCATGGCCAGAAACGGATGTTATCTGAGTGAGATTAAGCAAGGGCTTGTATCCCGAGGCTATTCGGTGTCCGCATCCGAAGAATGCGTAAGCGATCTTATTGAACTGAAAATTATACAGAACGAGTTTGAAGCTCAAATTACTGGTGGCAACGGCTTGATAATGCTTATCGACAAGTTAAGAAAGTCGAAGGCGGACAGTTGCTTTTTATCACATCTGGAACAGATTGCCATCTCGCTGAATAGCGATAAGCAACTATCCATTAAATCCTTGAAGACGGTTAAGGACTTAGTGGATAATCTTTTATCAACGACCACCGAAAGCGTTCTTGTCCAACTTACTTTGCAGCAGAAATATAAAAGCGCTCAGATTGGTCGGGCAACTATCAACAGAATTGAGAAGGACCTCACACAAATAGCTCCGTTATTTGGCAACAGGTCTAGAGCAGCGCTTACAAAATTCAAAAAACAGTTTACAGAAAAGTATGGAGAAGCCGAGATGCCGCTTTCGATTATTTTGGATGGGGAACTCGGTATCGACTACGGTGATTCTTCCCGCCTTAGCAGTACCCAAGTCCTTGATGGGGTAGAGTTGGTTCCGATTGAAGGAAATCATAGAGAATTTAGTGATTGGGATCATTTCCTTCTGAGCATATATCTTCGATACTCGGAGGAAAAATCGGATTATATCAGTTTAACTCGAAGCGATTTTAAATCATTTTCTTTTGTGCCGGATCCTCCTCCCAGCTTTTATGCAATAGGCAATCTTTTCCAAGATGGTAAGGAAAAAGATATCAAGTTTAATCTGAATTATGTAGGCGGAAATTCGGGGATTACGCTTTTATCCCGCTTTTCTTCTTCGAATGAGGAGTTGAAAGAACGGCTGTTGGAAATAGCAGATCATGAGCAAAATAGTTATCAGGATGCTGTTTTAGCGGAGATAATTTTTTCCCCAGAATCAAGAACCGGAAATGTTCTTTCTCATCCTCCATTTTATCCTTACGAAATTCCTTTTATAACGCGTTCCTCCGCGCCCGAGCGTTATCAATTGCCTATTAATGATCTCACGGTGTCGGTAAAGGAAGGAAAGCAAATAATTTTACGTTCAAAGAAACTGGGGAAGCAAGTCATTCCCAGATTGTCGAACGCCCACAATTATGACTCGGAGCTACCGGTTTATCGATTTCTTTGCGACATTCAAACTGATTCCACTGACATTAATTTTTCCTGGAATTGGTCGTTTCTGGAAGATCGCCCGGTTTTACCGCGAGTTGTGTTCAATAGTTTAATAATGAGTAGAAAAACATGGAACATAAACGCGATCTGGGCCGGGAGAGTGGATGAGTTTATCAGTTTATATAATGTCCCCAGATATGTGCAACTGGTCGACAGAGATAACGAGATGTTGCTGGACTTGCATTTGCCTCTTGCAAGATCCATTCTCGCAGACGAGTTAAAGAAAAAGGGAAAAACGGAACTTAAGGAGTTCCTTTCCATGCCTGAACAGTGTGTTGTAGGTGACCAAAATGAGAATAAGTACGCCAATGAGCTGATAATTCCATTTAAGACCATTGATTTTCATATGAAATCGCTTGAACCCGGTTATGTAGCAGAAAACGTTATCAGAAAATTCGTACCAGGTGACGATTGGTTATACGTGAAAATTTACTCAGGACCGACAATTCTGGATAAAATACTGATAGATATTATTGGGCAGTTAGCGAACGAATTAGTGGAGGAAGGAACCATAGACAGGTGGTTTTTTGTCCGTTTTCGGGATCCCTTTCATCATCTTCGGTTACGTTTTTACAAACCCGCATATCCGCAATTTGCCGGAGCTGTCCTCGATACACTGAAGCTTGGATTATCACAAATGAGGAACCATGACATGATCGAGCGATTTGTAATTGATACCTATGACCGGGAGTTGGAGCGATATGGGTCGGATACAATAGAGACAGCCGAAAAAATATTTTTTGTTGATAGTAGTCTTGTTATCAATGTTTTGAGTGAAATATCCGAGCGTAAACTTGATGAAATTAGATGGCTTTATGCGTGTCTCGGTGTTCATGCGACTCTTGAAGCCTTCGGCCTGGACCTGAAGCAGAAACTTGCATTGATAACGACATCGTTCGAAAGTTTTCTTGGAGAATATCAGCACACAGCTAAGCTCCGAGTTCAGTTAAATCATAAATTCAGATCTTCGCGCCTAGATATAACTGGTTTGATAGAGCAATACGAAAACTCTTCGGGGGATGGAATTGTTAAACTATTCCTTCATTATGCCGTTGAGATAAAACAATTGTTAATAAGCACAGGGGATGAATTTTCGACTACTCAGATAAGAGCTTTTCTGCACATGTTCTGCAACAGATTTCTGATAGACGAATCTCGGGGCCAAGAGCTTTTGATTTATCACAGTTTAAGTAAATTTTATGATGGCAGAAATGCCCGTGAAGAAAAAACAAGAAGTAGGTCATAA
- a CDS encoding DUF6734 family protein, with the protein MKIVQSFWSKPMTHGSGRLINSGGWFNKRLFLYGSVLSALLLERHYPGQTVFVTDRFGEDLFINKLNMPFGKVIVELDELNDLNETLWAAGKLYAYARMREHFVHFDQDFFLPQPLSDDLTNASLVAYTSEFSQPKQQNIYIPNITNFLNTTLVLNSRVRNFCNNEPRMAYNAGIMGGDRTEIFEELWDLSFEIIKNNTHIFRQINCHFFNVVLEQFLFTCLARDNKIPVTCLENESSIMIESKYTDMKFFPFVSSVHVMANGKCASSSCVSIPEILKINFPDHYYLINKLLRYNLV; encoded by the coding sequence ATGAAAATAGTTCAAAGTTTCTGGAGTAAGCCAATGACGCATGGAAGCGGTCGCCTAATTAATTCTGGTGGCTGGTTTAACAAAAGGCTATTTTTATATGGTTCTGTTTTGAGTGCTTTGTTACTGGAACGGCATTATCCTGGACAAACCGTTTTCGTTACGGATCGATTTGGAGAGGATTTATTCATAAATAAGCTTAATATGCCATTTGGGAAAGTCATCGTCGAACTCGACGAGCTTAACGATTTGAACGAAACGTTGTGGGCAGCAGGGAAACTATACGCTTACGCTCGCATGCGGGAGCATTTCGTGCACTTTGATCAAGATTTTTTCTTGCCGCAACCACTATCGGATGATCTAACAAACGCATCATTAGTGGCTTACACATCCGAATTCAGTCAGCCTAAACAACAAAATATTTACATTCCTAATATCACCAACTTTCTTAACACAACCTTGGTGTTGAATAGCAGGGTAAGAAACTTCTGCAATAACGAACCAAGAATGGCTTATAATGCCGGTATTATGGGAGGCGATCGCACCGAAATTTTTGAGGAACTTTGGGATTTAAGCTTTGAAATAATCAAAAATAACACTCACATTTTCAGGCAAATAAATTGCCACTTTTTCAATGTGGTGCTCGAACAATTCCTATTCACTTGCCTTGCGCGAGATAATAAAATTCCAGTTACATGTCTGGAAAATGAATCATCTATAATGATTGAATCCAAATATACCGACATGAAATTTTTCCCATTTGTATCGAGTGTTCATGTAATGGCAAATGGGAAATGTGCATCAAGCAGTTGCGTATCTATTCCAGAAATTTTAAAAATAAACTTTCCTGATCATTACTATCTAATTAATAAATTATTAAGATATAATTTAGTCTGA
- a CDS encoding radical SAM/SPASM domain-containing protein, with the protein MESGKNYKLSHYTVVTDTLENDQGTINKRMMLATRTARVMVINNNLYDKLLRGAWDEVPSETFSKLLDMESVVPISDNELQTVIGRNQSQIHDSHTLNHVIQPTAMCQLGCGYCGQSHTKNYLDKSAGDRILERIEGKFVNKEYRHVSISWFGSEPLVGLSQIRELTPKLKEMAARHACTYSSLVVTNGLSLKEHIFLELVKKHNVTKIEVTLDGTAEYHDARRHTKAGLSTFDLILKNLLVIFNRPDFKELGCSISIRCNVDGRNEAGVVPLIKLLASYNLQDKIEYFYVARIHSWGNEAHLLSHEKEDFAKKEIDWILTQYQHGFRPGLLPGLHPVVCISVTPDSEVFDAFGNVFDCTETPYVDTYADTDYVLGNVNNGLSTISKYRPLLSFNDEVANGEYPCSTCKMLPVCGGGCPKSWREGLIACPTSKFNVKDKLVLSYALRQGGVEALADF; encoded by the coding sequence ATGGAATCAGGCAAAAATTATAAATTATCCCATTATACTGTTGTAACCGATACGCTGGAAAATGATCAGGGGACAATCAACAAACGGATGATGCTGGCAACCAGGACTGCCCGGGTGATGGTGATAAATAACAATTTGTACGATAAGTTACTGAGAGGTGCATGGGACGAGGTTCCCTCAGAAACCTTTTCGAAATTGCTGGATATGGAATCGGTCGTCCCGATTTCTGATAATGAATTGCAAACGGTGATCGGGCGAAACCAGTCCCAGATACATGATAGTCATACACTAAACCACGTGATACAACCTACTGCCATGTGTCAGCTGGGATGCGGCTATTGCGGGCAAAGCCACACAAAAAATTATCTTGACAAGAGTGCCGGTGACCGTATTTTAGAACGGATTGAAGGTAAGTTTGTTAATAAAGAATACAGACATGTATCTATTTCCTGGTTTGGCTCCGAACCGTTGGTTGGTCTTTCTCAGATTCGTGAATTGACACCAAAATTAAAAGAAATGGCAGCCAGACATGCCTGCACCTATTCGTCTCTAGTGGTAACAAATGGTTTAAGTCTAAAAGAACATATTTTTCTTGAACTCGTTAAAAAACACAATGTCACTAAAATAGAAGTGACGCTGGATGGCACGGCGGAATACCATGATGCCCGGCGGCACACTAAAGCGGGGCTGAGCACTTTTGATTTGATCCTGAAAAATCTTTTGGTCATTTTCAATCGTCCAGACTTTAAAGAATTAGGCTGCAGTATTTCGATCCGTTGCAACGTTGACGGGCGAAATGAGGCAGGTGTTGTACCTTTAATCAAACTGCTTGCATCGTATAATCTGCAAGATAAGATTGAATATTTCTATGTAGCACGCATCCATTCCTGGGGCAATGAAGCCCATTTGCTTTCGCACGAAAAAGAAGATTTTGCCAAGAAAGAAATTGACTGGATACTTACCCAATATCAGCACGGATTCAGACCAGGATTACTCCCAGGATTGCACCCAGTCGTCTGTATATCCGTGACACCTGACTCGGAAGTCTTCGATGCCTTTGGGAATGTATTCGACTGTACGGAAACACCCTATGTGGACACCTACGCGGATACCGACTATGTCTTGGGAAATGTAAACAACGGCTTATCGACTATTTCCAAATATCGTCCGTTGCTCAGTTTCAATGACGAAGTTGCCAACGGTGAGTATCCTTGCTCTACCTGTAAAATGTTACCAGTTTGTGGTGGGGGGTGTCCTAAATCATGGAGAGAAGGGCTCATTGCATGCCCTACTAGCAAATTTAACGTAAAGGACAAACTCGTGCTCTCCTATGCATTGCGTCAAGGAGGAGTTGAGGCTCTGGCCGATTTCTGA
- a CDS encoding 2OG-Fe(II) oxygenase yields the protein MKIASQTLSEYCPSLLLLHQYVEMLGITANRTLLRKELIACPNYPNISLRDIIKFLDIANIASSTMRLTPEVIGHLEPPFIAQVKEENGAKYLNLVKKMADNQIVLYAPNQGETIVTYLDFIDKWTGIVLVAGASGDLPEIPSKRDPELLAIEKYKKKSIKLIPDFFSRNECLEIIDYTESRNGYFKSTVTDKNGEVKIDGSRTSYSINLSSRELSLYPVIRDRTADMLKVRKSHIEGLQCVRYASGQWFNPHLDTNDKLRRRHTLLVYLNEDFSGGETYFPELMLKISPSTGKALHFMNEDSRGNILPFSLHAGLPVQNGVKYACNIWVKSRPATH from the coding sequence ATGAAAATAGCATCTCAAACTCTTTCTGAATACTGCCCAAGCCTACTTTTACTTCATCAGTATGTTGAGATGTTAGGCATTACGGCCAACAGGACGCTGCTCCGAAAAGAGCTTATAGCCTGCCCGAACTACCCAAATATATCACTGAGGGATATTATAAAATTCCTGGATATTGCAAATATTGCTTCGTCAACGATGCGGTTAACACCCGAAGTAATAGGTCACCTTGAACCACCATTTATAGCGCAGGTTAAAGAAGAAAATGGTGCAAAATATCTCAACCTAGTAAAAAAAATGGCCGATAACCAGATTGTTCTGTACGCACCTAATCAGGGTGAGACAATCGTTACCTATCTTGATTTTATCGACAAATGGACAGGCATTGTGCTGGTTGCAGGAGCCTCGGGAGATCTTCCAGAAATTCCGTCAAAACGTGATCCAGAACTACTCGCCATAGAAAAATATAAAAAGAAGAGCATTAAGCTCATTCCCGATTTTTTCTCGCGCAATGAATGTCTGGAAATTATTGATTACACTGAGTCAAGAAATGGATACTTCAAAAGTACGGTCACGGATAAAAACGGAGAAGTAAAAATAGACGGCTCAAGAACCAGCTACAGTATCAATTTATCCTCTCGCGAATTGTCTCTTTATCCAGTCATAAGAGACAGAACAGCCGACATGCTGAAAGTGCGTAAGTCGCACATAGAAGGTCTTCAATGTGTCCGATACGCCTCGGGACAGTGGTTTAACCCGCATTTGGATACCAATGATAAATTAAGGAGGAGACATACCCTTCTAGTTTATCTCAATGAAGACTTCAGCGGTGGTGAGACATACTTTCCTGAGCTGATGTTAAAAATTTCCCCCAGCACAGGTAAGGCCTTACATTTCATGAATGAAGATTCAAGGGGGAATATCCTGCCATTTTCGTTGCACGCAGGGTTACCCGTTCAGAATGGAGTAAAATATGCCTGCAATATTTGGGTTAAAAGCAGGCCTGCGACCCACTAA
- a CDS encoding TonB-dependent receptor domain-containing protein, which yields MKNLLLAILLLCSWCAMGQTGTIKGKAMQQGTVNGVPFATVTLLSSADSAFVKGDITDSTGRFELPISAVGTYILEISSIEYQKVYRGPLVFDSVNVVMDLGNVSMVTDQKLLNEVVIRGEKPAFERRFDKTIINVSSNSLFKTSINAIDVLKRSPGIRVGAGGGITLRNNVKPMVLIDGKPVPMSSEELANYLNSLMQDQIESIEIIENPSVRYDGEYKGVIDIKLKRDKNLGWSGNVSAYGIRNSFNSGGAGVTTNYKAKKVSFFGTYWYNRNRQLYKNSLTQFVENNTQQLKSFLRNPGDNQAHSYQIGTEYSIAAKQTIGVLYKGFNSTANNPNSTTTRLLNTSSQEELSSVLTKNIQLPSNHNQSVNASYRGEFGKKRLSIDASYADYNSLQNQNITDFIQGQVATRLRSNGDTRIQIKAAQLDYTFPVGKGKVDIGSKIAHTYSHNDLKFDTLSAGQWILDKRRSNEFKYDETILAGYLSYSTSLGKKVNLQLGLRAENTKTNGNSVRDNEVIAREYLKMLPNLKLGYQINDDALLSFAYSRRIQRPSFYDLNPFRWYVNPYMYTEGNPFLRPTIINTANIAYSFKEISSTISYRKDVSIVSQIPYLDTLTNITLYTRQNLGNLENFSWDISYAVGPAKWWKMQHYLSVYYLKQNVLYEQTIHKIRQAAFSFQGNNVFTLPKSFTFEVSYEYNGKSKDLIYNIGSYYQVSFAVQKSFLSNNLNAQLVVNDIFFTGNPRISANLENFRSRIYQTYDNRSVKLQLTYKFGKSTFRRNEKRSSGADEENRARN from the coding sequence ATGAAAAACTTACTACTAGCAATTCTGTTACTCTGTTCATGGTGTGCTATGGGCCAAACGGGGACGATCAAGGGAAAAGCAATGCAGCAAGGCACGGTTAACGGAGTGCCTTTTGCAACGGTTACCTTGCTGTCTTCTGCTGACTCGGCGTTTGTGAAGGGTGACATTACGGATAGCACTGGTCGTTTTGAGTTGCCCATTAGTGCTGTTGGGACATACATCCTGGAAATATCCTCGATTGAGTACCAAAAAGTATACCGTGGCCCGTTGGTTTTCGATTCCGTAAACGTGGTTATGGATTTGGGTAATGTCTCCATGGTCACGGATCAAAAATTGCTGAATGAAGTGGTGATCAGAGGCGAAAAACCTGCCTTTGAAAGACGATTTGACAAAACGATCATTAATGTGAGTTCCAACAGCTTGTTCAAAACTTCTATTAATGCAATTGATGTCCTGAAAAGATCACCCGGCATAAGGGTCGGTGCAGGTGGCGGCATTACCCTACGCAACAATGTGAAACCTATGGTACTTATAGATGGAAAACCCGTTCCTATGAGCTCGGAGGAGCTTGCAAACTATCTCAACAGCCTGATGCAGGACCAGATCGAATCCATTGAAATCATAGAAAATCCATCCGTAAGATATGACGGCGAATACAAAGGCGTAATTGATATCAAACTAAAAAGGGACAAAAATCTGGGATGGAGCGGAAATGTTTCCGCATACGGAATTCGCAACTCATTCAACTCTGGCGGTGCCGGCGTCACTACAAACTATAAGGCAAAGAAAGTTAGCTTTTTTGGGACGTATTGGTATAATCGCAATCGTCAGCTTTATAAGAATTCGCTTACGCAATTTGTCGAGAACAATACCCAGCAGCTAAAATCATTTCTACGTAACCCAGGTGATAACCAAGCACATAGTTATCAGATCGGAACAGAGTATTCCATTGCCGCCAAGCAGACCATAGGTGTTCTATACAAGGGATTTAACAGCACCGCGAATAACCCCAATTCCACAACGACCCGACTTCTGAATACGTCTTCTCAGGAGGAATTAAGCTCGGTGCTTACAAAAAATATTCAACTGCCCTCAAACCACAACCAATCGGTAAATGCCAGTTACCGGGGCGAATTTGGAAAGAAACGGCTCAGTATAGATGCCTCCTATGCAGATTACAATTCATTGCAAAATCAAAATATAACCGATTTCATACAAGGTCAGGTGGCCACCAGGCTTAGGAGCAATGGCGATACACGCATTCAAATCAAAGCTGCACAGCTCGACTACACTTTCCCCGTTGGCAAGGGTAAGGTGGACATCGGCTCAAAAATAGCCCATACATACAGCCACAATGATTTAAAATTCGACACCCTGTCAGCTGGTCAATGGATACTGGACAAAAGGAGAAGCAATGAGTTTAAATACGACGAGACCATCCTTGCGGGTTACCTTTCCTACTCTACGTCCCTGGGTAAAAAGGTGAATTTGCAATTAGGCCTTCGGGCAGAAAACACAAAAACAAATGGCAATTCCGTGAGAGACAATGAGGTTATTGCCCGGGAATATCTCAAAATGTTGCCTAACCTGAAACTGGGTTATCAAATTAATGATGATGCGCTATTGTCATTTGCCTATAGTCGAAGAATCCAGAGGCCGTCTTTTTATGACCTGAATCCTTTCAGGTGGTATGTGAATCCTTATATGTACACCGAAGGGAATCCTTTTCTGCGGCCAACCATCATCAACACGGCCAATATTGCTTATTCGTTCAAAGAAATAAGCAGCACCATCAGCTATCGGAAAGATGTAAGCATTGTTTCGCAAATACCATATCTGGATACACTCACCAACATCACTTTGTATACACGCCAGAATTTGGGCAACTTGGAGAATTTTTCATGGGATATCAGTTATGCTGTCGGCCCCGCCAAATGGTGGAAAATGCAGCATTACCTGAGCGTCTACTACCTCAAACAAAATGTGCTTTATGAGCAAACCATTCACAAAATCAGGCAGGCTGCATTTTCTTTTCAAGGCAACAATGTGTTCACTTTACCAAAAAGCTTCACGTTCGAGGTTTCCTATGAGTATAATGGAAAATCAAAGGATCTGATATATAACATTGGGTCGTATTATCAGGTCAGTTTTGCTGTTCAGAAATCGTTTCTGAGTAACAACCTCAATGCGCAGCTTGTAGTGAATGACATCTTTTTTACAGGTAACCCAAGAATCAGTGCGAATCTGGAAAACTTCCGATCTCGCATTTATCAGACCTACGACAATAGGTCTGTAAAACTACAGCTCACTTATAAGTTCGGAAAATCTACTTTCAGGCGGAACGAAAAAAGAAGCAGCGGAGCCGACGAAGAAAACAGAGCAAGAAACTAG